A genomic window from Candidatus Paceibacter sp. includes:
- a CDS encoding DEAD/DEAH box helicase family protein, which produces MNDKLSLCHRIAKKLFIYINNHNGEKKDRVLRDEQMAVFGEMAEFFNRGEHEGYIKLPTGVGKTVLFIEFLKATGLKSIIVVPTNVITDQTKNRIEEFADSLDYGIINAYEKDYGKTISITTYKSLILQVSSGKISPKDYECVILDEAHKALGKKVTEIIKLFPEAVKIGFTATPRYSDDKHLAHLLTNEITSMSVRSAIEGGLLSGCSVVFAMTEVNISQVSVQNGNYCEGELVKAINIESRNFGAVDIYKKMFSGKSSIVYCASIKHAEQVASLFQSNEIPARAISSKNNNKERESMLRDFSSGKIKVLCNADLLIHGFDEKKASVCINLCPTLSLVVAEQRAGRVLRLDNENPDKEAFVVDFLDVTRASAYQPISFAEILNGADVRGRTNSRDNRHNNQFVGGNGHDFSIGKIKVIANAEIIMRVINERRLLRKATNNWLNYAQFKDSITRAFAEMMGSNWSVEIMGGFIEKIKEAEPGWFSESKEGESLNYFCDPALVNSLKAEFKKITSVWINQIDLAERLKISEIALLEFARVINGNLEEGIIIDKIVNIDGREEKIHYIPRNILMKRVNGVRLVYFSPKMVNLLEIELRKSSGSGQSKHDDSSYLTEEELINFLLTSFGMSGDTEAQVKIKSFIRNFLKKDRIRVKNPFWFRNKVVIRESYSPEFIELIKGEVKNKVYNDENATGVHQKNILLYMCRERGISVPSFTFTITGPDNSPTHSCLCFLNDGGKVIKTTGTAKTKAESKKIAITEMCSLLRS; this is translated from the coding sequence GTGAACGATAAATTATCTTTGTGTCACAGAATTGCCAAAAAATTATTTATCTACATCAACAATCACAATGGAGAAAAAAAAGATAGAGTTCTAAGGGACGAGCAAATGGCTGTTTTTGGAGAAATGGCAGAATTTTTTAACCGCGGAGAGCATGAAGGTTATATCAAGCTTCCTACGGGAGTTGGTAAAACTGTTTTATTCATTGAGTTTCTTAAGGCAACGGGATTAAAGTCCATAATAGTAGTGCCAACCAATGTAATAACGGATCAAACAAAGAATCGGATAGAAGAATTTGCAGATAGTCTCGATTACGGAATTATAAACGCTTATGAAAAGGATTATGGCAAAACAATATCTATCACCACTTACAAGTCGCTTATACTCCAAGTAAGTAGCGGAAAAATAAGTCCTAAAGATTATGAATGCGTCATTCTGGATGAAGCGCATAAAGCTCTTGGAAAAAAAGTGACAGAGATAATCAAACTTTTTCCTGAAGCCGTTAAAATTGGCTTTACCGCTACTCCACGTTATTCTGACGACAAGCATTTAGCTCACTTATTAACTAATGAAATAACGAGCATGTCAGTTCGTTCAGCGATTGAGGGTGGCTTGTTGTCAGGTTGTTCTGTTGTTTTTGCAATGACAGAAGTCAATATCTCACAGGTAAGCGTGCAAAATGGAAACTATTGCGAAGGAGAACTTGTAAAAGCCATAAATATTGAAAGCAGGAACTTTGGCGCTGTCGATATTTATAAGAAAATGTTTTCAGGCAAGAGTTCTATTGTGTATTGCGCAAGCATAAAACATGCTGAACAGGTTGCTTCATTATTTCAGAGTAATGAAATACCAGCCAGGGCGATAAGTTCTAAAAACAATAACAAAGAAAGGGAAAGCATGCTGAGAGATTTTTCTTCGGGAAAGATCAAGGTCTTATGTAATGCCGACCTCTTGATTCATGGTTTTGATGAGAAAAAGGCAAGTGTTTGCATAAATCTTTGTCCTACTCTTTCGCTTGTTGTTGCGGAACAGAGAGCTGGGCGAGTCTTGAGACTGGATAATGAGAATCCGGATAAAGAGGCTTTTGTTGTTGATTTCTTGGATGTTACCAGAGCAAGCGCTTACCAACCAATCAGCTTTGCCGAGATATTAAACGGAGCAGATGTCAGGGGGCGAACCAACAGTCGCGACAATCGCCATAATAATCAGTTTGTTGGCGGCAACGGCCATGATTTTAGCATTGGTAAAATAAAAGTAATCGCCAATGCTGAAATAATAATGAGAGTTATAAACGAGAGAAGGTTGCTAAGAAAGGCGACTAACAATTGGCTCAACTACGCTCAGTTTAAAGACTCGATAACCCGCGCTTTCGCTGAAATGATGGGCAGCAATTGGTCGGTCGAAATAATGGGTGGCTTTATCGAAAAAATTAAAGAAGCCGAACCAGGCTGGTTTAGTGAAAGCAAAGAAGGCGAAAGTCTTAATTATTTTTGCGATCCTGCGCTTGTAAATTCCCTAAAAGCAGAATTTAAAAAAATAACTTCAGTGTGGATTAACCAAATCGACTTGGCGGAAAGATTAAAAATCAGTGAAATTGCTTTATTGGAGTTCGCACGTGTTATTAATGGTAATCTCGAAGAGGGTATTATCATTGATAAGATTGTAAACATTGACGGTAGGGAAGAAAAGATTCATTACATCCCGAGAAACATTCTCATGAAAAGGGTAAATGGAGTTAGGTTGGTGTATTTTTCGCCTAAGATGGTAAATTTGCTTGAGATAGAATTAAGAAAGAGCTCAGGTTCAGGACAAAGTAAACACGACGACAGTTCTTACCTAACAGAAGAAGAGTTAATAAATTTTCTTCTTACTAGTTTTGGTATGAGTGGTGACACAGAGGCCCAAGTCAAAATAAAGTCTTTTATTAGAAATTTTTTAAAAAAAGACCGCATTAGAGTAAAAAATCCTTTTTGGTTCCGCAATAAGGTTGTTATCAGGGAATCTTATTCACCGGAATTCATTGAATTAATTAAGGGAGAAGTTAAAAATAAAGTTTACAATGACGAAAACGCAACCGGCGTTCACCAAAAGAATATCTTACTTTATATGTGCAGAGAAAGGGGTATAAGTGTTCCTAGCTTCACTTTTACCATTACAGGACCGGACAATAGTCCTACTCATAGTTGTTTGTGTTTTCTGAATGACGGCGGGAAAGTTATTAAAACAACCGGAACAGCCAAAACAAAAGCAGAGTCGAAAAAAATAGCAATAACAGAAATGTGTTCGTTATTGCGGTCTTAA
- the ftsZ gene encoding cell division protein FtsZ, with product MSKINPEIESFARIKVIGVGNSGTNSVNHMVRSKVRNIDFITVDTDAQKLHHSLASKKIHIGKNVTRGLGGGMNPELGKRAAEETKEALQETIKGADMVFVACGLGGATGTGAGPVVAKIAKEQGILTIGVVTKPFGFEGMQRTRLAELGVENLKDSVDAMIAIPNDRLLSIVGKDTTFLSAFQMCDDVLKQAVEGISDLITMPGIINVDFADVRTVMQNAGSALMGIGTGQGEKRAEEAARMAINSPLLDITIDGAKGVLFAISGGPDLTMVEIQNAAGVITESIDPDAKVIFGTINDERLKKGEVKVTVIATGFPTEPKTNNIKKPFSFQTETAPATENKEPKIFKDFRDKPKEEKEMFTPKKEDKDKDNDSWDMIPAFLRRNK from the coding sequence ATGTCCAAAATCAACCCGGAAATAGAATCTTTCGCCAGAATAAAAGTGATAGGCGTCGGCAACTCCGGCACTAATTCCGTCAATCATATGGTGCGCTCCAAAGTCAGAAACATTGACTTCATCACCGTTGACACCGACGCCCAGAAGCTCCACCACAGCCTGGCCTCCAAAAAAATCCATATCGGCAAAAACGTCACCCGCGGACTGGGCGGCGGCATGAACCCCGAACTCGGCAAACGCGCCGCGGAAGAAACAAAAGAAGCTCTGCAGGAAACAATCAAAGGCGCCGACATGGTATTCGTGGCCTGCGGGCTCGGCGGAGCCACGGGAACGGGCGCCGGACCGGTCGTGGCCAAAATCGCCAAAGAGCAAGGGATACTCACCATCGGCGTTGTTACCAAACCTTTCGGTTTTGAAGGAATGCAGAGAACAAGGCTGGCGGAATTGGGAGTGGAAAATCTGAAGGACTCCGTTGACGCCATGATCGCCATACCCAACGACCGGCTTTTGAGCATCGTCGGCAAGGACACGACTTTTCTTTCCGCTTTCCAGATGTGCGACGACGTCCTCAAACAGGCCGTGGAAGGAATTTCCGACCTTATCACGATGCCCGGCATCATCAACGTTGACTTCGCCGACGTCAGAACCGTAATGCAAAACGCCGGCTCGGCTTTGATGGGCATAGGCACCGGCCAGGGGGAAAAAAGGGCCGAAGAAGCCGCCAGAATGGCTATAAACTCCCCCTTGTTGGACATCACAATAGACGGAGCCAAGGGCGTGCTCTTTGCCATCTCCGGCGGACCAGACCTCACGATGGTGGAAATTCAAAACGCTGCCGGCGTCATCACCGAATCAATAGACCCCGACGCCAAGGTAATCTTCGGAACGATAAACGACGAGAGGCTGAAGAAAGGCGAAGTTAAGGTAACGGTCATCGCCACCGGCTTCCCCACCGAGCCGAAAACCAATAATATCAAGAAGCCGTTTTCTTTCCAGACGGAAACCGCTCCGGCAACCGAAAACAAAGAACCGAAAATCTTCAAAGATTTCCGTGACAAACCCAAAGAAGAAAAAGAAATGTTCACGCCAAAAAAGGAAGATAAAGACAAGGACAACGACTCTTGGGACATGATTCCGGCTTTTTTGAGAAGGAATAAATAA
- the ftsA gene encoding cell division protein FtsA — MARKIITGLDIGSSSVRAISVEQKKDGSLHIVAAAQKESEGVRKGYITNLESASRTISSTIKNLEKISGSSIRSAVVSVGGISLGSARAKGTIRTSTADGEITEHDIKRLVAQSESNLANVANKKIIHSIPLQFKVDNALVHGRPTEMKGTKLEVETLFVTCLNLHFSNLEKTVEAAGLVIDDIIASPLATSCSVLTRQQKETGCVLVNIGASTVSVVVFEDGLPISLEVFPIGSSHITNDIALGLQVPLDEAEKMKMNYGSDSPGLKKKLADIIEARLNDIFEMIESHLKKINRHQVLPAGIIMTGSGSNLFNLQDIARASLRLPAKVGSLLPYSANSLNITAPTNNLRDQLLNDPGWSVALGLCVCGAGENVFDADGEKEGEPAKKIFGTVKKWLHGLLP, encoded by the coding sequence ATGGCCAGAAAAATAATCACCGGTCTTGATATCGGAAGCTCAAGCGTAAGAGCCATCTCCGTCGAACAAAAAAAGGACGGTTCTTTGCATATTGTCGCGGCGGCGCAGAAAGAGTCGGAAGGGGTGCGCAAGGGCTACATCACCAATCTAGAGAGCGCTTCGCGGACGATTTCTTCCACCATCAAAAATCTGGAAAAAATTTCCGGCTCCTCCATAAGAAGCGCCGTGGTTTCCGTGGGCGGGATAAGCCTCGGCTCCGCCCGGGCCAAGGGAACAATCCGCACTTCCACCGCCGACGGCGAAATAACCGAGCACGACATCAAACGCCTCGTCGCCCAAAGCGAATCCAATCTCGCCAACGTCGCCAACAAAAAAATAATCCACTCCATTCCTTTGCAGTTTAAAGTTGACAACGCCCTGGTCCACGGCCGCCCGACCGAAATGAAAGGCACTAAACTTGAGGTGGAAACGCTTTTCGTCACCTGCCTCAATCTGCATTTTTCCAACCTGGAAAAAACAGTGGAGGCGGCCGGGCTGGTAATAGACGACATAATCGCTTCGCCCCTGGCCACCAGTTGCTCGGTGCTGACAAGACAGCAGAAAGAAACCGGCTGCGTTCTGGTAAACATCGGCGCCAGCACCGTTTCCGTGGTCGTCTTTGAGGACGGCCTGCCGATATCGTTGGAGGTCTTCCCCATCGGTTCTTCGCACATAACCAACGACATCGCCCTCGGACTGCAGGTGCCGCTGGACGAAGCGGAAAAAATGAAAATGAACTACGGCTCCGACTCCCCCGGGCTGAAGAAAAAACTGGCCGACATAATAGAAGCCCGGCTGAACGACATTTTTGAAATGATAGAAAGCCATCTTAAAAAAATAAACCGCCACCAAGTTCTTCCTGCCGGAATCATAATGACCGGAAGCGGTTCCAATCTGTTTAATCTTCAGGATATAGCCAGGGCATCTCTTCGTCTACCGGCAAAAGTTGGCTCGTTGCTTCCTTATTCCGCCAATTCTTTAAACATCACCGCCCCCACCAACAACCTGCGCGACCAGCTGCTTAACGACCCTGGCTGGTCCGTAGCGCTCGGACTTTGCGTCTGCGGCGCGGGCGAAAATGTTTTTGACGCGGACGGGGAAAAGGAAGGCGAACCGGCCAAAAAAATATTCGGCACCGTAAAAAAATGGCTGCATGGTCTTCTCCCTTAG
- a CDS encoding NYN domain-containing protein: MTRFIIFVDGSNLTGSLKYLNLRVKEYGTFLNYILKQAIDSWSSSVMGGGYGQARLIRVLWYAVGSIDIWKLDEPESKNQLLDWFKSDKDLQRKYLALAGSNLSSTEASPIELASEAWRLCFSEISTWYNQKKKYVDGLRDFHFGVSSGTDFIDIIACGHLKVDILNKNLYEKGIDTSLAVDMVTLADIYDVALIISGDADSIPSIQRIKHKGKQAGVIEFIKGYPPEKRGRQSSSKLKAAADFIVPIYESELQQKGIATKRNSDSFT; the protein is encoded by the coding sequence ATGACTAGGTTTATTATATTCGTTGACGGTTCAAACCTTACAGGCTCTCTAAAGTATCTTAATTTGCGTGTTAAAGAGTACGGAACTTTTTTAAACTATATTTTAAAACAGGCTATAGATTCCTGGAGCTCCTCTGTAATGGGCGGAGGTTATGGACAAGCTCGTTTGATTAGGGTGCTTTGGTACGCGGTCGGTTCAATTGATATTTGGAAACTGGATGAACCAGAATCTAAGAATCAGCTTTTGGACTGGTTTAAATCTGACAAAGATCTGCAGCGTAAATATTTGGCATTGGCGGGGAGCAATTTATCTTCAACAGAAGCATCGCCAATAGAATTAGCTAGCGAAGCATGGCGTCTTTGTTTCAGCGAGATTAGCACGTGGTATAACCAAAAGAAAAAATATGTTGATGGGTTGCGTGATTTTCATTTTGGTGTTAGCTCTGGAACTGATTTTATAGATATTATTGCTTGTGGTCATTTAAAAGTAGACATACTAAATAAAAATTTATACGAGAAAGGTATTGATACTTCCTTGGCGGTTGACATGGTTACTCTTGCTGATATATATGATGTCGCACTGATAATTTCTGGGGATGCGGACAGCATTCCATCAATCCAAAGAATTAAACATAAAGGCAAGCAGGCTGGGGTAATTGAGTTTATCAAAGGATACCCGCCAGAAAAAAGAGGCAGACAATCTTCTTCAAAACTAAAAGCAGCCGCAGACTTTATAGTTCCAATTTATGAATCAGAGCTGCAACAAAAAGGAATAGCGACAAAAAGGAATAGCGACAGCTTCACCTGA
- a CDS encoding HNH endonuclease, with protein MQDSDKIISYHEMVAMEKMPLQRGMVFSDGKRKHSILLMSQRKDAVYNDGFDENGNLIYEGHDARAEGGIDPKEKDQPLETPNGTWTENGKFYKAAMDFKSGLKKDPELVKVYEKIDVGVWSIKGFFQLIDVKQVSDGKRNVFKFYLKPVLTKIFNRVEDLPFNRLIPTSVKVKVWERDRGKCVICGSAENLHYDHDLPYAKGGTSLTEKNIRLLCAVCNLKKHDKIMMFVCYL; from the coding sequence ATGCAAGACAGCGATAAAATAATTTCATATCACGAAATGGTGGCAATGGAAAAAATGCCGCTGCAACGCGGCATGGTTTTTTCCGATGGTAAAAGAAAACATTCAATTTTGTTGATGTCGCAAAGGAAAGATGCGGTTTATAATGATGGATTTGATGAAAACGGAAATTTAATTTACGAAGGGCACGATGCCAGAGCCGAAGGTGGAATTGACCCAAAAGAAAAAGACCAACCACTTGAAACGCCAAATGGAACTTGGACAGAGAATGGAAAATTTTACAAAGCGGCAATGGATTTCAAAAGCGGTTTAAAAAAAGACCCAGAACTTGTGAAAGTTTATGAAAAAATTGACGTTGGCGTTTGGTCAATAAAAGGATTTTTTCAATTGATTGATGTTAAGCAAGTGTCGGACGGTAAAAGAAACGTTTTCAAGTTTTATTTGAAACCGGTTTTGACCAAAATTTTTAATCGTGTTGAGGATTTACCGTTTAACCGACTTATACCAACATCGGTAAAGGTGAAAGTTTGGGAAAGAGATAGAGGAAAATGCGTTATATGTGGTTCAGCAGAAAACCTACACTATGACCACGATTTGCCATACGCAAAAGGGGGAACAAGTTTGACAGAAAAAAATATCAGATTACTTTGTGCTGTATGCAATTTGAAAAAGCACGACAAAATAATGATGTTTGTTTGCTATTTGTAG
- a CDS encoding DNA cytosine methyltransferase, which produces MKFMDFCAGIGGGRLGLENLGMKCVGFSEIDKNAVKTYRDFFGEEEKNYGDLIKI; this is translated from the coding sequence ATTAAATTTATGGATTTTTGCGCCGGGATTGGCGGAGGTCGTCTCGGGCTTGAAAACTTGGGAATGAAATGCGTCGGGTTTTCTGAAATAGATAAAAACGCTGTAAAAACTTACAGGGATTTTTTCGGCGAAGAAGAAAAAAATTACGGCGATTTAATCAAAATATAA
- a CDS encoding rRNA maturation RNAse YbeY, translating to MKQSWLKLKNQVLGKDYDLSFAFAAPEEMTKLNKIYRHKDYSANVLSFPLSENSGEILINENYRRKNYGDYLFIHSLLHLKGFKHGEEMDDSEAALMRGLHPKNWEKIMSAD from the coding sequence ATGAAGCAAAGCTGGCTAAAACTTAAAAATCAGGTCTTGGGGAAAGACTATGATTTGAGTTTTGCCTTTGCCGCGCCGGAGGAAATGACAAAACTCAACAAAATTTACCGGCATAAAGATTATTCCGCCAATGTCCTCTCCTTCCCTCTCTCTGAAAATTCCGGAGAAATTTTAATAAACGAAAACTACCGCCGCAAAAATTACGGCGACTATCTTTTTATCCATTCTCTCCTGCATCTCAAGGGCTTCAAGCACGGCGAAGAAATGGACGACAGCGAGGCGGCGCTGATGAGAGGACTCCACCCCAAAAACTGGGAGAAAATAATGTCTGCCGATTGA
- a CDS encoding histidine--tRNA ligase: MSDNKQNIQSPKGMHDILAEDYVLYQNIFDKGEEIASYYGFKPIQTPILENVDLFTATLGTTSDIVEKQMYYIKTDGGEKLVMRPEATAGIMRSYLEHGMQTLPQPVMLWCKGSFFRHESPQKGRFREFQQFNLEMIGEPKPVGEAVIIQILTLTLKELGLPQTTVLINSIGDKECRGEYRKKLVNYYRKHAANLCKDCKRRLKENPLRLLDCKEPKCVEIKKGAPQTVDSLCAPCKQHFKEVLEFLDTNGINYILDTHLVRGLDYYSRTVFEIIPEAPKEEGANPLTIASGGRYDGLAKIIGRRDIAGVGGAIGADRVVALMKENKIAPKYKRVPKVFFIQLSHSAKQKSLKVIEMFRTAGIYIAQSVSKDNLNSQLSLASRMNVPHVLILGQKESLENSIIVRDMATSSQESVPIEKVVEIIKKKIGGKK, from the coding sequence ATGTCTGACAATAAACAAAATATCCAAAGCCCGAAAGGGATGCACGATATTCTGGCGGAAGACTATGTGCTTTACCAGAACATTTTTGACAAAGGCGAAGAGATTGCCTCTTATTATGGCTTCAAGCCTATTCAAACCCCCATTCTGGAAAACGTTGACCTTTTTACCGCCACACTGGGAACCACTTCCGACATTGTGGAAAAGCAGATGTACTATATTAAAACCGACGGGGGCGAAAAACTGGTGATGAGGCCGGAAGCGACCGCCGGCATAATGAGATCTTATCTGGAACACGGCATGCAAACATTGCCCCAGCCGGTGATGCTCTGGTGCAAGGGTTCGTTCTTCCGCCACGAAAGCCCGCAAAAAGGCCGCTTCCGCGAATTCCAGCAGTTTAATCTGGAAATGATAGGCGAACCAAAGCCGGTGGGCGAAGCCGTGATAATCCAGATACTCACGCTCACGTTAAAAGAGCTCGGTCTGCCCCAGACGACGGTGCTTATAAACTCCATAGGCGACAAGGAGTGCCGCGGCGAATACCGCAAAAAACTGGTTAATTATTACCGCAAGCACGCCGCCAACTTATGCAAAGACTGCAAAAGAAGGTTGAAAGAAAACCCTCTGCGCCTGCTGGATTGCAAGGAACCGAAATGCGTGGAAATAAAAAAAGGCGCCCCGCAAACCGTGGACTCGCTGTGCGCTCCGTGCAAGCAGCATTTTAAAGAAGTCCTGGAATTTCTGGACACCAACGGCATAAATTACATTCTGGATACTCATCTTGTGCGCGGCCTGGATTATTATTCCCGAACGGTTTTTGAGATAATACCAGAAGCGCCGAAAGAAGAGGGAGCCAACCCACTGACCATCGCCTCCGGAGGAAGATACGACGGCCTGGCGAAGATAATCGGTCGGAGAGATATCGCCGGCGTGGGTGGAGCCATCGGAGCGGACAGGGTCGTGGCGCTGATGAAAGAAAACAAGATCGCCCCAAAATACAAGAGGGTGCCCAAAGTTTTCTTCATCCAGTTGAGCCACTCGGCCAAACAGAAGAGCCTCAAGGTGATAGAAATGTTCAGAACCGCCGGCATCTACATCGCCCAATCCGTAAGCAAAGATAACCTGAACAGCCAGCTCTCCCTTGCGTCAAGGATGAATGTGCCGCATGTTCTTATATTGGGGCAAAAGGAAAGCCTGGAGAATTCCATTATTGTACGGGACATGGCGACGAGTTCGCAGGAATCAGTCCCCATTGAAAAGGTCGTGGAAATTATCAAGAAAAAAATAGGAGGAAAAAAATAA
- the lepB gene encoding signal peptidase I produces the protein MNENSFEQTTSKDAVKNRKESIFDFLKFIFIVAAIVLPIRLWVAQPFLVSGASMEPTYNDGDYLIVDEFTYHLRDPKKNEVIVFRYPNDPSKFFIKRIAALPNETATMIDGKEIQIKDKEYFVTGDNSDKSSDSRYWGPVAEKFIIGRSFVRLWPLNKIGLFPGY, from the coding sequence ATGAACGAAAATTCTTTTGAACAGACTACTTCCAAAGACGCGGTTAAAAACCGGAAGGAATCTATTTTTGATTTTTTAAAATTCATCTTCATAGTGGCGGCGATAGTTTTGCCGATAAGGCTGTGGGTCGCCCAGCCGTTTCTGGTCAGCGGCGCCTCCATGGAGCCGACTTACAACGACGGCGATTATCTCATCGTGGATGAGTTTACCTATCACCTGCGAGACCCGAAGAAGAACGAGGTCATAGTCTTCCGCTACCCTAACGACCCGTCCAAGTTTTTCATCAAAAGAATAGCCGCGTTGCCCAACGAAACGGCAACCATGATAGACGGTAAGGAAATCCAAATCAAAGACAAAGAATATTTCGTCACCGGCGACAATTCCGACAAGAGTTCCGATTCCAGATACTGGGGTCCCGTGGCGGAGAAATTCATTATCGGCAGATCGTTTGTCCGCCTCTGGCCGCTTAATAAGATAGGCTTGTTTCCGGGGTATTAA
- a CDS encoding type II toxin-antitoxin system HicB family antitoxin encodes MVKIFRYNLIFRPEPEGGFTVTVPSLPGCVSYGGNIKEAKEMARDAIRGYLYSLEKHKESIPSDIDNFVTTIDIESKKQPSKKLTYV; translated from the coding sequence GTGGTAAAAATATTCCGCTATAATTTAATATTCAGACCTGAACCAGAAGGAGGTTTTACTGTAACCGTCCCAAGCTTGCCGGGTTGTGTTTCTTATGGAGGAAATATTAAAGAAGCAAAAGAAATGGCGCGTGATGCTATAAGAGGGTATCTTTATAGTCTTGAGAAACACAAGGAATCAATTCCTTCCGATATTGATAATTTTGTTACTACTATAGACATAGAATCCAAAAAACAGCCGTCTAAAAAGTTGACTTATGTCTAA
- a CDS encoding type II toxin-antitoxin system HicA family toxin, producing MSKLPVLTSKKLIKIIEKLGFQLDHKTGSHFIFYNQENKKRVTVPYHSKDLPKGTILSILKQAGITKDDVEKIS from the coding sequence ATGTCTAAACTGCCGGTCTTAACTTCCAAGAAGTTGATTAAAATAATTGAGAAACTCGGTTTTCAGTTAGACCATAAAACCGGCAGTCATTTTATTTTTTACAATCAGGAAAATAAAAAACGAGTTACTGTTCCTTATCATTCCAAAGACTTACCCAAGGGAACAATTTTAAGTATTTTAAAACAAGCTGGAATAACAAAAGACGACGTAGAAAAAATTTCTTAG
- the dut gene encoding dUTP diphosphatase has protein sequence MLIKFQRISAEAVIPSYAHPGDAGMDVFSTEEALIKAGERKNVRTGVKMEMPEGYAALVWDKSGLAAKDGIKTMAGVIDSGYRGEIVIVLVNLSQKDFEIKKGQKIAQMLIQKVERPEIEEAENLNESKRGEGGFGSTGLF, from the coding sequence ATGCTAATTAAATTCCAGAGAATTTCGGCGGAGGCGGTAATTCCCTCTTACGCCCATCCGGGCGACGCGGGGATGGATGTTTTTTCGACGGAAGAAGCGCTTATTAAAGCCGGGGAAAGAAAAAATGTAAGAACGGGAGTAAAAATGGAAATGCCGGAAGGCTATGCCGCCCTTGTCTGGGATAAAAGCGGGCTGGCCGCCAAAGACGGTATTAAAACAATGGCCGGAGTGATAGATTCCGGCTATCGGGGTGAAATAGTTATCGTTCTTGTTAATCTTAGCCAAAAAGATTTTGAAATAAAAAAAGGGCAAAAAATAGCCCAGATGCTTATTCAGAAAGTGGAACGGCCGGAAATTGAGGAAGCGGAAAATCTCAACGAAAGCAAAAGAGGCGAAGGCGGTTTCGGCAGCACGGGATTATTTTAA
- a CDS encoding thymidylate kinase, whose product MKRGKFFVIDGTDGSGKATQTKLLAENMRKAGFKIKTVDFPQYENNFFGQLVGRYLSGEFGGSSEVSPYLASVLYAGDRFETKEKIEKWLSEGFIVIADRYASSNQIHQGGKISDPNKRREFLAWLEELEYGIFKIPRPAAIIYLDMPLEISQKLLKEKTAQKKKVYLKGKKDIHENDIKHLSNAKKNAVGLIKKSNNWIKINCSKNGKPLAVEEINKNIVKKMIPLLV is encoded by the coding sequence ATGAAACGAGGTAAATTTTTCGTGATAGACGGCACCGACGGCAGCGGCAAAGCGACGCAAACGAAACTGCTGGCGGAAAATATGCGAAAGGCCGGATTTAAGATTAAGACGGTTGACTTTCCCCAGTACGAGAACAACTTTTTCGGCCAACTGGTCGGAAGATATTTGTCCGGCGAATTTGGCGGCTCGTCCGAAGTCAGCCCCTATTTGGCCTCCGTTCTTTACGCCGGAGACCGTTTTGAAACAAAAGAAAAAATAGAAAAATGGCTGTCGGAAGGCTTTATCGTCATTGCCGACAGATACGCCAGCTCCAATCAGATACACCAGGGCGGAAAAATTTCCGACCCGAATAAAAGAAGAGAATTTTTAGCCTGGCTGGAAGAACTGGAATACGGCATATTTAAAATTCCCCGTCCGGCGGCGATAATCTATCTTGATATGCCGCTGGAAATATCCCAAAAACTTCTTAAAGAAAAAACCGCCCAAAAAAAGAAAGTTTACCTAAAAGGAAAAAAAGACATTCACGAAAACGACATTAAACATCTCTCCAACGCCAAGAAAAACGCCGTAGGACTCATAAAGAAAAGCAATAATTGGATAAAAATAAATTGCTCCAAAAATGGCAAACCCCTCGCGGTGGAAGAAATAAACAAAAACATCGTAAAAAAAATGATACCGCTTTTGGTTTAA